In Micromonospora sp. LH3U1, one genomic interval encodes:
- a CDS encoding YhjD/YihY/BrkB family envelope integrity protein translates to MGNGWHRAKRITSAAFRPVRGRDLSLHAAAITFYGAIAVVPVALLAIWLTALLAGADRVRRLTSYAVEALPTAIGAPRAVDALVNAGVELTPLLALAALLPASLYGEGLRRAFVSVAASRSDEHLVGWRGRLLLLPLLAPAPALLLSILLALPLTTRLVRQGGWLGVLGVVLSFLGVWLVLTPVLMWVFRVVGPASPDWLSTLAIGSFTAANLSGFLHGFVLFASLPLNLGVPFGGFDEIGGGVAVLLWLYLFHVIVLAGYSATLALSRWRAHRTTPQPS, encoded by the coding sequence ATGGGCAATGGATGGCATCGGGCGAAGCGGATCACCAGCGCCGCGTTCCGCCCGGTGCGCGGGCGGGACCTGTCGCTGCACGCCGCCGCGATCACCTTCTACGGGGCGATCGCGGTGGTGCCGGTCGCCCTGCTGGCGATCTGGCTCACCGCACTGCTGGCCGGGGCCGACCGCGTACGCCGGCTCACCTCGTACGCCGTCGAGGCCCTGCCCACCGCGATCGGCGCGCCCCGGGCGGTGGACGCGCTGGTCAACGCCGGGGTGGAGTTGACCCCGCTGCTGGCGCTGGCCGCACTGCTGCCCGCGTCGCTGTACGGCGAGGGTCTGCGTCGGGCATTCGTCTCGGTGGCCGCTTCCCGCTCCGACGAGCACCTGGTCGGCTGGCGGGGCCGGCTGCTCCTGCTGCCGCTGCTCGCGCCGGCCCCCGCGCTGCTGCTGTCGATCCTGCTGGCGCTGCCGCTCACCACCCGTCTCGTACGGCAGGGCGGCTGGCTCGGCGTACTGGGCGTGGTGCTGTCGTTCCTGGGGGTCTGGCTGGTGCTCACGCCGGTGCTGATGTGGGTGTTCCGGGTGGTCGGGCCGGCCTCGCCGGACTGGCTCTCCACGCTCGCGATCGGGTCGTTCACCGCGGCGAACCTCTCCGGCTTCCTGCACGGCTTCGTGCTGTTCGCCTCGCTCCCGTTGAACCTGGGGGTGCCGTTCGGTGGCTTCGACGAGATCGGCGGCGGCGTGGCCGTACTCCTCTGGCTCTACCTGTTCCACGTGATCGTCCTGGCCGGCTACTCCGCCACCCTGGCTCTCTCCCGTTGGCGCGCCCACCGCACCACCCCCCAGCCGAGTTGA
- a CDS encoding GNAT family N-acetyltransferase yields MTVLTTERLILRDWTADPADLARIYDIYSRPEITRWLGVAPGLPLTDPGQAADRLRIWRERHAADHGRYGTWAIEVRDTGLVAGTVLLKPLPGRDEARRTDDIEVGWHLHPDSWGHGYATEAARAVIGREFAAGTSEIYAVVSPGNEPSMAVCRRLGMAHVGRRTDWYGGEDLETFVLAAPDA; encoded by the coding sequence ATGACTGTTCTCACCACCGAACGCCTGATCCTGCGTGATTGGACCGCCGATCCGGCCGATCTGGCCCGGATTTACGACATCTACTCCCGCCCCGAGATCACGCGATGGCTGGGCGTGGCACCCGGGCTGCCGTTGACCGACCCGGGGCAGGCCGCCGACCGTCTGCGGATCTGGCGCGAACGGCATGCCGCCGACCATGGCCGGTACGGCACCTGGGCGATCGAGGTGCGGGACACCGGCCTGGTGGCGGGCACGGTGCTGCTCAAGCCGCTGCCGGGGCGGGACGAGGCGCGGCGTACCGACGACATCGAGGTGGGCTGGCACCTGCACCCGGATTCGTGGGGTCACGGCTACGCCACCGAGGCCGCCCGTGCGGTCATTGGGCGGGAGTTCGCCGCCGGCACCTCGGAGATCTACGCGGTCGTGTCGCCGGGCAACGAGCCGTCGATGGCGGTCTGCCGGCGACTCGGCATGGCGCACGTGGGCCGGCGCACCGACTGGTACGGCGGCGAGGACCTGGAGACCTTCGTCCTGGCGGCGCCAGACGCGTGA
- the dxr gene encoding 1-deoxy-D-xylulose-5-phosphate reductoisomerase — MTSPRDLVLLGSTGSIGTQAIDIVRRNPDRFRVVAVGAGGGNVELLAAQALELGVEAVGVAKASAAQDLQLAFYAEASRRGWATGDFKLPKIVAGPDAMTELAQWPCDVVLNGVVGSLGLAPTLAALRGGRTLALANKESLVAGGPLVKAAVTRPGQIVPVDSEHSALAQCLRSGTRGEVRRLIVTASGGPFRGRGRDELTQVTPEQALAHPTWNMGPVVTINSATMVNKALEVIEAHELFDVPYADITVMVHPQSVIHSMVEFVDGSTIAQASPPDMRLPIALGIGWPDRVPEAASAVDWTAAHTWEFAPLDDEAFPAVALAKAAGEAGRCRPAIYNAANEECVAAFVAGRLPFLGIVDTLERVLEDAPDFDEPGTVEDVLAAESWARAHAQEIIAGSVEGA, encoded by the coding sequence GTGACTTCCCCCCGCGACCTCGTCCTGCTCGGGTCCACCGGCTCGATCGGCACGCAGGCCATCGACATCGTCCGGCGCAACCCCGACCGGTTCCGGGTGGTCGCGGTCGGTGCGGGCGGCGGCAACGTCGAGCTGCTCGCCGCGCAGGCCCTGGAGTTGGGCGTCGAGGCGGTCGGGGTGGCCAAGGCGTCCGCCGCACAGGACCTCCAGCTCGCGTTCTACGCCGAGGCGAGCCGGCGCGGTTGGGCCACCGGCGACTTCAAGCTTCCCAAGATCGTGGCCGGCCCCGACGCGATGACCGAGCTGGCGCAGTGGCCGTGCGACGTCGTGCTCAACGGGGTGGTCGGTTCGCTGGGCCTCGCTCCTACGCTGGCCGCGCTGCGTGGTGGTCGTACCCTCGCGTTGGCCAACAAGGAGTCGCTCGTGGCCGGCGGCCCCTTGGTCAAGGCTGCGGTGACGCGGCCGGGGCAGATCGTCCCGGTCGACTCGGAGCACTCGGCGCTGGCCCAGTGCCTGCGCTCCGGGACGCGCGGCGAGGTGCGTCGGCTGATCGTCACGGCCAGCGGCGGCCCGTTCCGGGGCCGCGGCCGTGACGAGTTGACGCAGGTCACACCCGAGCAGGCGCTCGCACACCCGACCTGGAACATGGGGCCGGTCGTCACGATCAACTCGGCGACCATGGTCAACAAGGCTCTTGAGGTGATCGAGGCGCACGAGCTGTTCGACGTGCCCTACGCCGACATCACCGTCATGGTGCACCCGCAGTCGGTGATCCACTCGATGGTCGAGTTCGTCGACGGTTCGACGATCGCCCAGGCCAGCCCACCGGACATGCGGCTGCCGATCGCGTTGGGTATCGGCTGGCCGGACCGGGTGCCCGAGGCCGCCTCCGCCGTCGACTGGACGGCCGCGCACACCTGGGAGTTCGCGCCGCTCGACGACGAGGCGTTCCCGGCCGTCGCGCTGGCCAAGGCCGCCGGGGAAGCCGGGCGCTGCCGTCCGGCGATCTACAACGCGGCCAACGAGGAGTGCGTGGCGGCGTTCGTGGCGGGCCGGCTGCCGTTCCTCGGCATCGTCGACACCCTGGAACGCGTGTTGGAGGACGCTCCAGACTTCGACGAACCAGGTACCGTCGAGGACGTGCTCGCGGCCGAGTCGTGGGCGCGCGCGCATGCGCAGGAGATCATCGCGGGTTCGGTGGAAGGAGCTTGA
- a CDS encoding CARDB domain-containing protein gives MRRTNLFRMVAATAAATLIATAGATALANPAGAARPADAAAAPSSGFAPAATNLAQGRPTQESGHADVYDSSKVVDGNAGSYWESVNNSFPEWVQVDLGSSQSVNQLVLKLPTSGWGTRTQTLSVQGSANGSSFTDLVGSQTYTFNPASGSTVTINVSQTATRYVRINITANSGWPAGQLSELEVYGSGGTTPDTTAPSVPGNLSFTQSGTTISLNWVASTDNAGGSGIAGYDVYRNGAFLQSIGNVTTFNDTQPATATVSYHVRARDVAGNVSGNSNTVTRTGSGDTTAPSVPGTLSHSTSGSTITLNWGASTDSGGSGLAGYDVYRGGNLIATLGTVLTYQDTQPATATVSYYVRARDGAGNLSGNSNTVTRTGTQPPACTNVAQGKSMTASGSTFSFTPDKANDGQLTTYWEGAASYPQNLTVALGANHSISGVTVKLNPDPAWGTRTQTIQVLGRDQASSSYTSLVSAASYQFVQGTNVVSIPVTATTADVQLRFTGNTGAPSGQVAEFEVCGIPAPNPDLVVSSVTWSPTSPSEVSPVTLSAVVQNIGSAAAGATTVNFSLAGAVVGSATVGALSAGASTTVSFNAGTRPMGSYAVSAVVDPTNTIVEQNNGNNSFTAPSPLVVAQAPGPDLQVLSIASNPPNPAVGASVTFTVAVRNRGTTATGATTVTRLVVGSTTLNTNTASIAAGATVNVAVTGSWTATSGGATITATADATNAVTETNETNNAFSQAIVVGRGAAVPYVSYEAEAGRYQGTLLEPDPLRTFGHTNFATESSGRKSVRLNSTGQFVEFTSANQANSIVVRNSIPDAPGGGGIEATISLYVNDVFSRKLTLSSRHSWLYGNTDGPEALTNTPQADARRLFDESNALLSQSYPAGTRFKLQRDSGDNASFYIIDMIDLEQVAPAASQPAGCTSITSYGAVPNDGLDDTAAIQRAVTDDQNGVISCVWIPAGQWRQEQKILTDDPQNRGTHNQVGISNVTIRGAGMWHSQLYTLTEPQNVVGGINHPHEGNFGFDIDKNTQISDIAIFGSGRIRGGDGNAEGGVGLNGRFGTGTRISNVWIEHANVGVWVGRDYDNIPDLWGPADGLEFTGMRIRDTYADGINFSNGTRNSRVFNSSFRTTGDDALAVWANPYVKDRNVDIAHDNHFVNNTIQLPWRANGIAIYGGYDNSIENNLIYDTMNYPGIMLATDHDPLPFSGTTLIANNGLYRAGGVFWNEDQEFGAITLFPATRDIVGVTIRDTDIYDSTYDGIQFKNGGGNMPNVAITNVRIDKSNNGAGILAMSGARGNANLTNVTITNSGDGNIVIQPGSQFVINGG, from the coding sequence ATGAGACGAACGAATCTGTTCAGGATGGTGGCGGCCACCGCCGCGGCCACGCTGATCGCCACGGCCGGGGCGACCGCCCTCGCGAACCCGGCCGGTGCCGCCCGCCCCGCCGATGCGGCAGCCGCGCCGAGCAGCGGCTTCGCCCCGGCCGCCACCAACCTCGCTCAGGGCCGCCCCACCCAGGAGAGCGGCCACGCCGACGTCTACGACTCGTCGAAGGTCGTCGACGGCAACGCCGGCAGCTACTGGGAGAGCGTCAACAACTCGTTCCCGGAGTGGGTGCAGGTCGACCTCGGCTCATCGCAGAGCGTCAACCAGCTCGTGTTGAAGCTGCCGACCTCCGGTTGGGGGACCCGTACGCAGACGTTGAGCGTGCAGGGCAGCGCCAACGGTTCGTCGTTCACCGACCTGGTCGGGTCGCAGACGTACACCTTCAATCCGGCGAGCGGCAGCACGGTCACGATCAACGTCAGCCAGACCGCTACCCGCTACGTGCGGATCAACATCACCGCCAACAGCGGCTGGCCGGCCGGGCAACTGTCCGAGCTGGAGGTGTACGGCAGCGGCGGCACCACTCCGGACACCACCGCGCCGAGCGTGCCGGGCAACCTCTCGTTCACCCAGTCGGGCACCACCATCAGCCTCAACTGGGTCGCGTCGACCGACAACGCGGGCGGCAGCGGCATCGCCGGCTACGACGTCTATCGCAACGGCGCGTTCCTGCAGTCCATCGGGAACGTGACCACCTTCAACGACACGCAGCCAGCCACGGCGACCGTCTCGTACCACGTCCGGGCCCGTGACGTCGCGGGCAACGTCTCCGGCAACAGCAACACGGTGACCCGCACCGGCAGCGGTGACACCACGGCGCCGAGCGTCCCGGGGACGCTGTCGCACAGCACGTCGGGCAGCACGATCACGCTCAACTGGGGCGCCTCCACCGATTCCGGTGGCAGCGGCCTGGCCGGCTACGACGTCTACCGTGGCGGCAACCTGATCGCGACCCTGGGCACCGTCCTCACCTACCAGGACACCCAGCCGGCGACGGCGACCGTGTCGTACTACGTCCGCGCCCGCGACGGCGCCGGCAACCTGTCCGGCAACAGCAACACGGTGACCCGGACCGGCACCCAGCCTCCGGCCTGCACCAACGTGGCGCAGGGCAAGAGCATGACGGCGAGCGGCTCGACCTTCAGCTTCACCCCGGACAAGGCGAACGACGGTCAGCTCACCACCTACTGGGAAGGCGCGGCGAGCTACCCGCAGAACCTGACCGTGGCGCTGGGCGCGAACCACTCCATCAGCGGCGTCACCGTCAAGCTGAACCCGGACCCGGCCTGGGGCACCCGTACCCAGACCATCCAGGTTCTCGGCCGCGACCAGGCGTCATCCTCGTACACCAGTCTGGTGTCGGCGGCGAGCTACCAGTTCGTCCAGGGCACCAACGTGGTGAGCATCCCGGTCACCGCGACCACGGCGGACGTGCAACTGCGGTTCACCGGCAACACCGGCGCCCCGTCCGGTCAGGTGGCCGAGTTCGAGGTGTGCGGCATCCCGGCACCCAATCCGGACCTGGTCGTCAGCTCGGTGACCTGGTCGCCCACCTCGCCCAGCGAGGTAAGCCCGGTCACGCTCTCGGCCGTGGTCCAGAACATCGGCTCGGCGGCTGCCGGCGCCACCACGGTGAACTTCAGCCTGGCCGGAGCGGTCGTCGGCAGCGCCACGGTGGGCGCGCTCAGCGCGGGCGCCTCGACCACCGTGTCGTTCAACGCCGGTACGCGACCGATGGGCAGCTACGCCGTCTCGGCGGTGGTGGACCCGACGAACACGATCGTCGAGCAGAACAACGGCAACAACAGCTTCACCGCACCGTCGCCGCTGGTGGTCGCGCAGGCTCCCGGGCCTGACCTGCAGGTGCTGAGCATCGCCTCCAACCCGCCGAACCCGGCCGTCGGGGCGTCCGTCACCTTCACCGTGGCGGTCCGCAACCGCGGCACCACCGCGACCGGCGCGACCACCGTCACCCGGTTGGTGGTGGGCAGCACCACGCTCAACACCAACACCGCCTCGATCGCGGCCGGCGCGACGGTCAACGTGGCCGTCACCGGCAGTTGGACCGCCACCAGCGGCGGCGCCACCATCACCGCCACCGCCGACGCCACCAACGCGGTCACCGAGACCAACGAGACCAACAACGCGTTCAGCCAGGCCATCGTGGTCGGGCGTGGGGCGGCCGTCCCGTACGTCTCCTACGAGGCGGAGGCCGGCCGTTACCAGGGCACGCTGCTGGAGCCCGACCCGCTGCGCACCTTCGGCCACACCAACTTCGCCACCGAGTCCTCGGGCCGCAAGTCGGTACGACTCAACAGCACCGGCCAGTTCGTCGAGTTCACCTCGGCCAACCAGGCCAACTCCATCGTGGTACGTAACTCCATCCCGGACGCGCCTGGTGGTGGCGGTATCGAGGCGACCATCAGCCTCTACGTCAACGACGTCTTCTCCCGGAAGCTGACCCTGTCGTCGCGGCACAGCTGGCTCTACGGGAACACCGACGGGCCGGAGGCGCTGACCAACACCCCGCAGGCCGACGCCCGACGGCTGTTCGACGAGTCGAACGCGTTGCTGTCGCAGTCGTACCCGGCGGGCACCCGCTTCAAGTTGCAGCGCGACTCGGGCGACAACGCCTCGTTCTACATCATCGACATGATCGACCTGGAGCAGGTGGCACCGGCGGCGAGCCAGCCGGCCGGCTGCACCTCCATCACGTCGTACGGTGCGGTCCCGAACGACGGACTCGACGACACCGCCGCCATCCAGCGGGCGGTGACCGACGACCAGAACGGCGTCATCAGCTGCGTCTGGATCCCCGCCGGGCAGTGGCGTCAGGAGCAGAAGATCCTGACCGACGACCCGCAGAACCGGGGTACGCACAACCAGGTCGGCATCAGCAACGTCACCATCCGGGGCGCCGGGATGTGGCACTCGCAGCTCTACACGCTGACCGAGCCGCAGAACGTGGTGGGCGGCATCAACCACCCGCACGAGGGCAACTTCGGCTTCGACATCGACAAGAACACCCAGATCTCCGACATCGCCATCTTCGGTTCGGGCCGGATCCGGGGCGGTGACGGCAACGCCGAGGGTGGCGTCGGTCTGAACGGTCGCTTCGGTACGGGCACCCGAATCAGCAACGTCTGGATCGAGCACGCCAACGTGGGTGTCTGGGTCGGCCGCGACTACGACAACATCCCCGACCTCTGGGGGCCGGCCGACGGGCTGGAGTTCACCGGCATGCGGATCCGTGACACCTACGCCGACGGCATCAACTTCAGCAACGGCACGCGCAACTCGCGGGTGTTCAACTCGTCCTTCCGCACCACCGGTGACGACGCCCTCGCCGTCTGGGCCAACCCGTACGTCAAGGACCGCAACGTCGACATCGCCCACGACAACCACTTCGTCAACAACACCATCCAGTTGCCCTGGCGGGCGAACGGCATCGCCATCTACGGCGGCTACGACAACTCGATCGAGAACAACCTGATCTACGACACGATGAACTACCCGGGCATCATGCTGGCGACCGACCACGACCCGCTGCCCTTCTCCGGGACGACGCTGATCGCCAACAACGGGCTCTACCGGGCCGGTGGTGTCTTCTGGAACGAGGACCAGGAGTTCGGTGCCATCACGCTCTTCCCGGCCACCCGGGACATCGTCGGGGTCACGATCCGGGACACCGACATCTACGACTCGACGTACGACGGCATCCAGTTCAAGAACGGCGGCGGCAACATGCCGAACGTCGCCATCACCAATGTGCGGATCGACAAGTCCAACAATGGTGCCGGCATCCTCGCGATGAGCGGCGCGCGCGGCAACGCCAACCTGACCAACGTGACCATCACGAACTCGGGCGACGGCAACATCGTCATCCAGCCCGGTTCGCAGTTCGTCATCAACGGCGGCTAG